AACAGTTGGATGTCTCTACCTACACATGCAACACAATCAACCATGCAGGTATTTTTAACTTCCTGACTCCTGAAGCTACTAGAAATACAATAAACATGCATTGACACAAAATAATGCTCTTTATGTTTAAATGAAAAAAACACTAGGAGAATGGTAGTATCATGTATGCAGTAACTAAATGTACGAATTCGCAATCTTGAGCTACCAAGTAATATCATGTATGCCGATGGTGAATGCTGAATACACCAATACATATCAAGCCCATATGAAGCATAGGAATGATACACCATGCTGTACTATTGTTATTATAGCTATGGCATGCAATATATAACAATAAGCAAGCCAATTGCTtctgaaggaaaagaaagaaaaaagagaggaatcAAGAAAGGACTGAAATTGTGATATAGCTAGTGACAGGGTTAGCAACAGCAGAGTGAAGCAGGGGTCAGGATCCAAATGTCAAGTAGGTGAAAACTTAATATAGCATATGTTATATAATCTGAAATAGTACCTCAACAGAACGGCGTGCATGACATAAACTGAAGGCCTAAAATTATTCTCTAATAGCTGAAGTAGCTAAATTACAATGTCCCTCTTAAAAGTAACACCGATAAGTCATTAATTTAGTTATTATTTTAGATAACATATCTTGATTCTAATTCATATTACTAAACCAGCTCCTAAACACCAAACTCTGAAAACCTGCATGGAGAATGGTTATTAGGCATCTAAATTTGCATGATTGTCACAACTAAGCCCCTAACTTGACAGattatgttctttttttttcctcaatGGTTATAATAATACTCATTAGCTACCAAAGTTGCAGCAAGAGGTCCCATCAGCATGAGGTGATATTCAGTAATCAAGCCAGATCTAGCTTAATTAAAATGGGGGAAAAGGGAACATaatattatttttcaaatttctaggtCGCTAGGTAGGACAACTATCAAAGCCAAGGCAGTAGGTGAAACTCTTCTAGACACTATCAAAGTGTGctttaatttcaaaattttctcgCACTAGTGCCTCTGGCTCAATATTAGTATCACAGTAATATACCTTCAGTGATCCATGAATCACCAACGCAAAAGAAATAGTTCACATTGCCATTGTCTATGTTACTCAAACCTATTACTATTTTAATTCAACTACAATTACTACTCTTTTAATTGCGAAAATATACCATCAAAAGTTACCTTCATTGATAACGATGAAGGTGAGGTGGGCAGTCTTCAGAATCTGCTCAAGTTTAGACTTCTTGAGAACCAAAACATTTAATAGTCCACTGAGTTTGTGGTACTCTTGCTCAACCTACATTGAGATGAAATAATACatgttaaaaaaaaactcgaccgggcgggggaaagaccgcccccgcggcattatattaagaagaggCCAAGTTGACCCCGGCCGAGAAACGCCCCGAACCCCGGCTCTTGATCTTGGGACAGGTGCCACGTTCCTGGGACCGTTACCCAACGGGCCAGGACCAAGCTGACCACTCAGCCCACTGGGTCTGGCGCCACGTTCTTGGGACCGTTACCCACCAGGCCGGGTCCAGGCTGACTACACAGCCCAAGCCATCAAGAGCACAGTGAGGGGTTTTTTTCCGCAGGCGGGGGAAATCCGCCCCggtgggggttcgaaccccccacCTACGGGTGCTGCCGGTTGTGCCCAGACCGACTGAGCTAACAACCTTAGGCTGAAATAATACATGTTATTGTAGACAAACACAGCTTCACTATCAAATTATACAGTTTTAGAAACCAAAGACTTACTTTGTTGATGAACTCTAGCGACAAAGCATTCGCTTCAATTATCTCATCTGCCAAGTCCACATCAATGTAATATGCCAAACATATGAATTCCTGCTTCTACTCAAAAGGCACAAGTAAAACATCCCACTATGATAGAATTGCCAAGCCCCTTTTCATCAGCTACACACACATAGACACAAATGTCAAATTTATGAGCCTCGATAAAACATTACAATACTACATAAATGGGGAAACATTTTAATCTGAATACGAATGTGAATATGGATCTTATCGAATGCAGAATGGGAAAACATTTTAATCCGAATACAGAATGTGAGAACATTTTAATATGATCTTACTTCCCTTTACGTGTTATCATATTACCAAATTTATTTATAACTAAATTTGTGCATTAAAGATTTATCCAAAAATATGAATGGATAGCATGTAAGTATCTATCATCATGCAAAGTTTGAAGGTTGAACAAAAAtttgtggaagaagaaacaaaaacaagagagaAACTTGTACTCGAATAGTTGCGGGTTCAACTATTCATGGATATCCGCAACTTGTAACTATTTATGTgcaagtttttcttttttgtttcttcttgcacAAGTTTGTATTCAACCTCAAACTTTGCATGATGGTATATGGTTATGTATTCTATCCATTCATatttttcaataaaattttgatGCATAAATTTAGATATAATTAAATTTGGTAACACGATAACCATAAAAGGGTGGTATGTAACACCAGATATGTTGTTATGTTATCACACCCTTGACCAGTCCTTACTGTTGTTGTATCGTCAATGCATGAGCTCACGTCCTGACCGACCGAACGCCCAACAACATCATATAGCGCCATAGCCTCACCATCGcttactctctttttttttattaacACAGACACTCACAACACACACGCATCACTCTTACTTGTGTGATGCAACATAATATGGGATTGGCCGAGGCAGTCGTGGTCGTCGGTGCGGGCATTGAGGTGGTCATGGTCGTGGCGGCAGGAAGCGCGCAACCCCTTGCTAGACATGGCAGAGCTGAGTCGGGGGTGGTGAACTGGGCGGAAAGCGGCAGCGATGGCGCGCGTATCTGGTTGCCTGGGCTTGCGATCACCGCGGCGGGTCCGGCTAAATAGAGGCATCCGCATCGCACGGCCCCCGACAGCAGGTGGAGGATGGGCTATGGCAGCAGTGACCGGCGACGAACCCGGTGGGTGAGATTGGGGGTGGCAGGGTGCCAGCGATGGTCGTGACCACAGCGGCGTCACCGGTTGGGGCAAATCGTAGGATAAGGGAGTGGGAGACGGCAAGGCGGATCCGCCGGCAGGGTAGCTGGGTTAAGGCCAATCCGGAGTGGCTGCTCCGGTGAAGGCTGCCTCCGATTCGGAAAGAGGCAGCGGTGAGGTAGCGACTAGCGAGGGGGTGGCAGtggaggccccgtttggtttctCATAGCACAACTTGCGCTACAagagaatcttgcatgcatagagtaataaaagaaatttatttgtaaaattttttacatATAAATGCAACtttgcgcgacgaatctaatgagcctgatGAATCCATAATTAGCTACAATGATGCTGTAGTAATTCTCTAATCATGTGATTATGTAATCAAAGGTCACGTTAGATTAGTCTCGCGAAGTAATGCAGGAGTTgtgtttatttaatacctctaattactGCCAAACCAAACAGGCAGGCAACATCGGGGCATGTACAATGGGCCGCACCTAGCAGGCCGACAGACGCGCGCAGACAGGCCCAGGGACTTTGAGACGTCGTCGTCGAATGTGAGTGACTTCTGGCATTTCTGAAGATGGAGTTCGTCCAGGAACGACGAGAATCTGGTTAGGCTGGAGGTGCATATTCTGGCAAGGAGTGCTATTTCAGATTCTTTTGTCAGGTTGTACTCAGCAGTTTTGTCAGGATTTAGGTTCCAATTCGCTTGCGTTTCAGAATTTGGGTGGGTTccaattcaagaaaaaaaatctaatcgCTGCATTGCCAGAGAAGCCCAGAGAGATGCCAGCCGACAgtgccgaggccggcggcggccgccgggggaCCCTGGCCAAGGTCTCCCTCTCGTCGGTCTCGGCCGCCATGGCGGAGGCCTCCACCTACCCCTTGGACGCCCTCAAGACGCGCCTCCAGCTCCACCGCAGCCCCGGCGccgcgggcgggggcggcgtgATCCGCGCCGCGGCCGAGCTCGCCCGCGACGGCGGGGTGTACCGGGGCTTCTCCCCCGCCGTGCTCCGCCACCTGATGTACACCCCGCTCCGCATCGTGGGGTACGAGCATCTCCGGTCCACCCTCGCCAGCGGGGGGCGGGAGGCCAGCGTCGTCGAGAAGGCGCTCGCCGGGGGACTCTCCGGCATTGCTGCGCAGGTAAAATTTTCTTAGGAACGTAGGAAAGGTCACTTTATTTAGATCCATGTCCAATCAAACGATGCAAATTTTGTGATGTCCTCACACTCATAAATCATAATGTGAGCAGTGAGAAATAACAACATGAAAATACAGTTGTCAGAGAAGGTGACGAGAAGAAATCAGGCGAGTTCTGAAAAACAGAACTGCAATTCGAAGTGAGATTTGCTGATAGGTCGTGACGTTGTTACTATCACAGTTTGATTAGTGATGGATTAAGAACATATTTCGGGTTAGTAGGCCCTGAACTTTGAAATGGATGAGAGATATAGCAAGATGTTGATCCAAAGCTCCAAACCATAGTTGACTCACATGCTTTTTAGTTTCACAAGCTGTTCATTTCAAACAATGCTGAGAGAGGCGCTTTTAATTGATCCCTGTCATTAATTAATCATCGGCCTCAATATTGAAGTGGTGTGATGGATGATAAAGAAGCGCACCCTCAGTCTAGACTTTTTTGTTCAACTGTTGTATGGCACAATGATTCAGTGACTACATTGAGCAGTAGCAGTAGCGACAAGCCAAAAACTACAGTATATGGTCCAGGAGTATCACTATCTACATGTGCTTGTATTCTTCAACCCCCATAATATGATCATTTgcttccaacacctctggtccTCCCCAACAGTTGGCAGCTGCTGACAGGGCCCTCTGGCAAAGGTACTTACCACAATCAGGTCCCTGTCACTGCTCCCTAGGCCTTGATGAACTATCAGATCATACCAAGACTTGTAGAGAGTACTAAGGTGCAGGTTGTCAGTATATCTTGTAACGAGGTGCCTCAATGTGATTCATATAGAAAGGTGACTCCCATGATGGATATAGATGGATGGGATGATACTGGAGGAGCTGGTGATTCCCATGATGGTGAGAATATGGTTGGACAAAATATAGAAAGGTGACTCAACTAGCAGTTTTGTTCAGGCCTAAATTAATCCTCTTTAAtaaatttaccaatgaaacttgAAACAAAATAGACATCCTGAATAGGTCCTGATGGTAAGGGCTTTATCTTTTGGTTGAATGGGATCGAATAGGTCAGCACATAAGCGTACCATCAGTCAGCTTAACTTGGTTTTTTCCCGGAGCTCATTGGAGGAGTAGGATCCTCAGATATTCAATTCTTTTAATGATAACATAATATTAGTTGAAATGTGATGTTTTAACTAATTATGGTCTGGTGTTGACTTTCCAAAATCATATTTTGTATGCTTTATGTAAAAGTTGCTAACTGCTAAATTTTCCTAGCTTCACCATTAGTATTTTTATTCCTGCCACTCTGCAGTGCAGGTGGTGGCGAGCCCGGCTGACCTCATAAAGGTAAGGATGCAAGCAGACAGCAGGTTGTTAAGCCAAGGTATCCAACCACGGTACACTGGAATCACAGATGCCTTCACAAAGATTATACGAGCTGAGGGCTTTCTGGGACTTTGGAAGGGGGTTGTTCCAAACGCTCAAAGGGCATTTCTTGTCAACATTGGTGAATTGACGTGCTACGATCAAGCAAAGCATTTCATCATTCGCAAGCAGATATGCGATGACAATCTATATGCTCACACATTGGCCTCTGTCGCGTCTGGGCTGTCCGCGACAACCTTGAGCTGTCCAGCAGATGTGGTCAAAACTAGGATGATGAACCAGAGGAAGGAGGGCAAAGCTCTGTACAGAAATTCTTACGATTGTTTGGTCAAGACCGTCAGCCATGAGGGCATAAAGGCTTTGTGGAAGGGTTTCTTACCCACATGGGCGAGGCTTGGCCCGTGGCAGTTTGTGTTCTGGGTTTCATATGAGAAATTGCGTCGTGCATCAGGTATTTCATCATTCTGACCTGATAATGGCGGCTGGATTTCATATGAGAGGCTCTTAGATCACAAAAGTTTGCATTTCTACACCTTCATTGTGGTTTCATGTAGGATACAGCCCTTTATATGTGCATTTACTTGACTATGAGCATGTATCCTTATTGTTTCTGAGGGAAAATGTAAATGAAATTGCTATGCCTCACTTTGTATTTTTGACAGTTTTTGTAATTCAGACAGTCTCAATTTGTCATCTATATAGAGGTTTATtcataatctttgactaatcACAGTATACGACGAGAGTAACAAAAATGAATATGTGATGCATGGAACTAAATAGCAGTAGCTCATGACTCCAGCAACTGGACACCCTCCGGGAAGTCCTCGCAGTGCCGGATGTGCTGGACCATCCTGCCGGTGTCACCTCTGGCCTTGGCCCGGCAGTCGTAGTTGGGCGGCTTGTGGTAGCACGTCTCGATGGTGGGGGCCAGCCGGCACGCCGTGTCCGGCGCCTTCCCGTGGTTGGGGGGCATCAGCACCCACGGTCTCAGCCCGGCCAGGCCCTGGCTGACGTACCCGAACGTCGAGACGCCCACTTGAACGTTGAGGATCTGGCCGTAGAACTCATCGGTGGAGATGGGCGCCCACTTGAACGTGCGCACCTGGATCCCCACGCGCTCGTCCGCCTTGGCAAAGTAGGCGGCGTGGTGCCGCGCCACCATGCCCCACACCGAGTTGCTTGGGTGGAAGAGGTAGCAGCCGAGGTGGTGGAACACGGTGTCGCGGCGTGGGAACATGCGGTGGAGCTCCCGCTTGAACCATACAATAGAATTGAgattttgagaaccatatcccagATTGTGGCATTAACATCTTACACAACAAACAAATTAGGTATGAATTGAATATAGCGCATAGATACCACGTAATTCGCCTACAGCAGAGAACATACTTAAACATCAGTTCGCAATCTTCAGTATGAGAAATACAAAGCAGGATGTAATCACATAAGCAATCCCTGATACACAAGAGCAAGGAAGAAAAATCCGTTTAAAAGGATTCAGAAACAACCTCCTCTGTACACAGTAAAGAGTGGTGCAACAAGACTTGTCTGTGTTCAGGGATTGCTATCTCAGTATTAACTGCTGTTCAGGGATTGCTATCTCAGTATAACTGCTGCATTTCTCAAGGTCAGATACCTTTGGACGTATTCATCGGGAAGCATCCTGATCCGCTTGAACACCTCTGGATCTGCATAGCGCAGCTTTGTCCTCGGATCCATATACGGTGCCTGCACCGAGAAATTTAGTTCACTTGCCTCTTGGCAGCCAAAGAGTAAAGAGAGAATGCAGTAGTAGGGAATGACAAGTTTGATAAAAAAATA
This sequence is a window from Panicum virgatum strain AP13 chromosome 7K, P.virgatum_v5, whole genome shotgun sequence. Protein-coding genes within it:
- the LOC120641166 gene encoding mitochondrial uncoupling protein 3-like codes for the protein MPADSAEAGGGRRGTLAKVSLSSVSAAMAEASTYPLDALKTRLQLHRSPGAAGGGGVIRAAAELARDGGVYRGFSPAVLRHLMYTPLRIVGYEHLRSTLASGGREASVVEKALAGGLSGIAAQVVASPADLIKVRMQADSRLLSQGIQPRYTGITDAFTKIIRAEGFLGLWKGVVPNAQRAFLVNIGELTCYDQAKHFIIRKQICDDNLYAHTLASVASGLSATTLSCPADVVKTRMMNQRKEGKALYRNSYDCLVKTVSHEGIKALWKGFLPTWARLGPWQFVFWVSYEKLRRASGISSF